From Pelmatolapia mariae isolate MD_Pm_ZW linkage group LG22, Pm_UMD_F_2, whole genome shotgun sequence, a single genomic window includes:
- the LOC135933262 gene encoding stathmin-like — protein sequence MAAAEDIQVKELDKRASGQAFEVILATPTPDAKGEFPLSPPKKKDVSLEEIQRKLDAAEERRKNHEAEVLKHLAEKREHEKEVQQKAMEENNNFSKMAEEKLNQKMEANKENRTAIMAAMNEKFKEKDKKFEEVRKNKETKDPNSEEGTSEN from the exons ATGGCAGCCGCTGAAG ATATCCAGGTTAAGGAGCTCGACAAGCGGGCTTCCGGTCAGGCTTTTGAGGTCATCCTGGCTACTCCTACCCCTGATGCCAAGGGTGAGTTTCCACTGTCTCCTCCCAAGAAGAAGGATGTCTCACTGGAGGAGATTCAGAGGAAACTGGACGCTGCAGAGGAGAGACGCAAG AACCATGAAGCTGAGGTTCTGAAGCACTTAGCTGAGAAGCGTGAGCATGAAAAAGAAGTGCAACAGAAAGCCATGGAGGAGAACAACAACTTCAGCAAGATGGCAGAGGAGAAGCTCAACCAGAAGATGGAGGCTAACAAAGAGAACCGCACAGCAATTATGGCAGCGATGAATGAGAAATTCAAAGAGAAG GACAAGAAGTTCGAAGAGGTGCGTAAGAACAAGGAGACCAAAGACCCCAACTCAGAAGAAGGCACTTCGGAAAACTGA